In Mycobacteriales bacterium, the genomic window CTCGACGCCGAACACCGACGCGAGGTGGTGCACCGCGATGACCTCGTCCTACTCTGACCGGGCTCTGACGGGCGCCGTCGCGGTCCGGCCGTGTGCGACCCTGAGGCAGATACGGACAGTGTCGGCGCCCTGGATGAGCTGCGCGGACCACACAACCGAGTAGGGGATTCGATCCATGGTGGGCGGTTTCGAGCGGGATGTCGTGGTGATCGGTGGCGCCGGTCGGGTCGGCCTGCCGTTGGCGATCGCGTTGGCCGACCGGGGCGCGTCGGTGACGATCTACGACGTCAGCGACGAGGCGGTCAAGCTGGTCAACGATGCGGTGATGCCGTTCGACGAGCCGGGCGCGGCCGAGATCCTGGCTCGGGTGCGGGCGGCGGGGTCGTTGGTGGCCACCACCGATCCGGGTGCGGTCGGCGACGCCGAGCACGTCGTCGTGGTGATCGGCACGCCGGTGGACGAGCATCTCAACCCGGATCCGCAGGCGATCCCGGTGGCGCTGGCGGCCTGTGCGGAGTACCTGCGGGACGGTCAGTTGATCATCCTGCGGTCGACCGTCTACCCGGGCGTGACCGCTCTGGTGGAGTCGATGGTCGCGCAGTGGGGCCGCGACATCGAGGTGGCGTTCTGCCCGGAGCGGATCGCCGAGCATCAGGCGATGACCGAGCTGGTGAGCCTGCCGCAGATCATCTCGGCCCGGTCGGACTCGGCGCGGGAGCGGGCCAGCGCCCTGTTCTCCCGGCTCACCTCGACGCTGGTGCAGTTGGAGCCGGAGGAGGCCGAGCTCGCGAAGCTGTTCACCAACACCTGGCGCTACATCAAGTTCGCCACCGCCAACCAGCTGTTCATGATGGCGAACGACCGGGGCCTGGACTTCGACCGGATCCGCACCGGGCTGATGACCGACTACCCCCGCGCCGCGGACATGCCCGGCCCAGGGTTCGCCGCCGGGCCCTGCCTGTTCAAGGACACCATGCAACTGGCGGCATTCAGCGACAACAACTTCGGTCTCG contains:
- a CDS encoding nucleotide sugar dehydrogenase yields the protein MVGGFERDVVVIGGAGRVGLPLAIALADRGASVTIYDVSDEAVKLVNDAVMPFDEPGAAEILARVRAAGSLVATTDPGAVGDAEHVVVVIGTPVDEHLNPDPQAIPVALAACAEYLRDGQLIILRSTVYPGVTALVESMVAQWGRDIEVAFCPERIAEHQAMTELVSLPQIISARSDSARERASALFSRLTSTLVQLEPEEAELAKLFTNTWRYIKFATANQLFMMANDRGLDFDRIRTGLMTDYPRAADMPGPGFAAGPCLFKDTMQLAAFSDNNFGLGHAAMLVNEGLPLYLVSRLAERHDLARMTVGILGMAFKARSDDTRSSLSYKLKRVLAFKAARVLTTDPYVKTDPTLIPLEQVLADADLLIIATPHPDYADLSTHKPVIDIWNLLGHGTQV